A portion of the bacterium genome contains these proteins:
- a CDS encoding HDIG domain-containing metalloprotein yields the protein MNHWLSKFRSRRLKERYKDSGRKTQDGDIGWWDRPSISLLIGTSLWGAAVLLLCTGPGEKTGAFKQALANSGNELFLIIITFVAAMMLRVLAPKVIKSNTHLLLLAMSALATIVPGSLLIQMTDHWPVLARGTTAMLIPFALAPLLTGVLLGGGAAIVAGLWTTLVCFIIGNGSIPILIAGLIATAASARWLKRIRRRTQVIRIGFLIGIFQVASLGVLVDRIPSQAMQLSNLIGASIAGGLIAGLLVLLLLPVCEALFGLTSTMTLLELSDLAHPLLQRLAFEAPGTYHHSLMVANLAQAAADEIDANSVLARVGAYFHDIGKITKADYFTENIRTGQNPHDELAPSMSALLVMSHIKDGITLAMLYKLPRAVIDIIQQHQGTGLVTYFHHKAGRLAQAEPQTASGRSRTVVDESSYRYPGPKPTSREAAIIMLADSVEAASRSLEKPTASGISELVDRMVDARVEDSQLDDCEMTLEELSRVKRAFVFCLSNMLHSRIAYPKQDAEKKS from the coding sequence ATGAATCACTGGCTATCAAAATTCAGGTCACGGCGGCTTAAAGAACGCTACAAAGATTCGGGGCGGAAAACGCAGGATGGCGACATCGGCTGGTGGGATCGCCCCTCCATTTCGTTGCTGATCGGCACTTCGCTCTGGGGTGCGGCCGTTCTGCTTTTATGCACCGGTCCTGGCGAAAAAACAGGCGCTTTTAAGCAGGCCCTTGCCAATTCCGGCAATGAGCTTTTCCTGATCATTATCACCTTCGTGGCGGCCATGATGTTGCGGGTGCTGGCCCCTAAAGTCATTAAAAGCAACACCCACCTGCTGCTTCTCGCCATGAGCGCACTGGCAACCATTGTTCCCGGCAGTCTCCTGATCCAAATGACTGATCACTGGCCGGTTCTCGCCAGGGGCACCACGGCAATGCTAATTCCTTTCGCACTTGCCCCTCTACTCACCGGGGTATTACTGGGCGGGGGCGCCGCCATCGTGGCCGGCCTCTGGACCACTCTGGTCTGTTTTATTATCGGGAACGGCAGTATCCCTATCCTGATAGCCGGGCTCATTGCCACCGCCGCCTCCGCAAGATGGCTTAAGCGTATCAGACGCAGAACACAGGTGATTCGGATCGGTTTCCTGATCGGGATTTTTCAGGTTGCAAGTCTCGGTGTACTCGTTGACCGTATTCCCTCCCAGGCTATGCAACTGTCCAACCTGATCGGAGCAAGCATTGCGGGGGGCCTGATCGCGGGCCTTCTGGTTCTGCTGTTATTACCGGTGTGTGAGGCCCTCTTCGGCCTCACCTCCACGATGACCCTTCTGGAACTGTCGGATTTGGCCCACCCCCTGCTGCAACGGCTCGCGTTCGAGGCCCCTGGCACCTACCACCATAGCCTGATGGTGGCCAATCTGGCCCAGGCTGCGGCGGATGAGATTGATGCGAATTCAGTACTGGCCAGAGTCGGCGCCTATTTCCACGACATCGGCAAGATCACCAAGGCCGACTATTTCACCGAGAACATCCGCACCGGCCAGAATCCCCATGATGAATTGGCACCCAGCATGAGCGCCCTGCTGGTCATGTCGCACATCAAAGATGGGATAACCCTCGCCATGCTCTATAAGCTACCCCGCGCGGTCATTGACATCATCCAGCAGCATCAGGGAACCGGATTGGTGACATATTTCCATCACAAGGCCGGCCGACTGGCCCAGGCGGAGCCCCAAACCGCTTCCGGCAGAAGCCGAACGGTTGTGGATGAATCAAGCTACCGCTATCCCGGCCCCAAACCCACGTCCCGAGAGGCGGCCATAATCATGTTAGCCGACTCTGTTGAGGCCGCCTCCCGTTCCCTTGAAAAACCCACCGCCTCGGGCATTTCGGAACTGGTGGACCGGATGGTAGACGCCCGCGTCGAGGACAGTCAGCTCGATGACTGCGAAATGACGTTGGAGGAGCTATCCCGCGTCAAGCGGGCCTTTGTGTTCTGCCTGTCCAATATGCTTCACTCCCGGATCGCCTATCCGAAGCAGGACGCAGAGAAGAAAAGTTGA